One Streptomonospora salina genomic window, CCACCGAGAGTGCGAGCGCATCGGTTCCAGGGAAGCGCGCTCGACGCCGGCCGAGCTCGACCGCGACCACTTCGCGTGAGCGAACGAGCAGATCGTGAGCGAACGGGGCGCGGCGGCCGATGCGATCGCAGCGCGCGGTGAGCGCGGCCATCGTGGTCGACTTGCCTGCTCCCGGTTCACCGATCAGGTAGACGAGCCGGGTCACGCCGCGTCTCGCAGATGCAGATGCGCGCGCATCGCCTCGGGCTCGGCGGCGCGCAGAGCGGCGAGCACGATCTCTCCCGAGGACGCCTCGGCGTCGGCGGCTTCGCGCAGTTCGCTGATGCGCTCGACCGCTGCGGCGTGCTCATCCAGGGGCAGCACCACGACGAGATCGCGCAGTCCCGACGCCGAGCCGGTGTTCGCGCCGAGGTTGGCGGTGCGCTCGTGCTCCTCCTCCTCGCTCTCGGCGTAGTCGGGATGGATCGGCGCGGGCTCGGAGGTCGGCACTTCACCGACGCGCACGGCCAGATCTTCCAGGTCGTCTACCGAGTAGGCGGTTCCGGCCAGTGCCGAGGCGTCGGCGCCCACGTCATCGAGGAGCGCGAGCAGAGCCTTCTCGTCGTAGGTGGCCAGATCGTTGGTCTTGTTGTCGGCGAGCAGGATCTTGCGTGCGCGGTCGTCGTCCACGTCGATCCACAGGACGGGCACCTTCTTCTCGCCCTGGGTCTTCGCCGCTTTCCAGCGGTGGTTGCCCGCGAGGATGCGGCCGGTGGACTTCTGTGCGATCACCGCGCCGTAGAACCCGTTGTGCTCGATCGACTCGGCGATCGCCCCGGTGTCGCCGCGACGCGGGTTGTCGGGGTGCGGTTCGAGCTTGCCGATCGGCACGAGTTCGTACTTCTGGTCCGCGATCATGCGGCTGACCCCCTTGAACAGCAG contains:
- a CDS encoding ParB/RepB/Spo0J family partition protein is translated as MIADQKYELVPIGKLEPHPDNPRRGDTGAIAESIEHNGFYGAVIAQKSTGRILAGNHRWKAAKTQGEKKVPVLWIDVDDDRARKILLADNKTNDLATYDEKALLALLDDVGADASALAGTAYSVDDLEDLAVRVGEVPTSEPAPIHPDYAESEEEEHERTANLGANTGSASGLRDLVVVLPLDEHAAAVERISELREAADAEASSGEIVLAALRAAEPEAMRAHLHLRDAA